From a region of the Palaeococcus ferrophilus DSM 13482 genome:
- a CDS encoding Lrp/AsnC family transcriptional regulator, translating into MDEIDRKILNMLMEDGRISYRDMARELGIAVGTVHNRIKKLEERGILKGFLPIIDYEKAGYGLTTIIGIQAQGNRIVEIEKRIAKDPHVTCVYDVTGDYDIIIIAKFRDRKDMNAFVKSLLSIEGVEKTTTHVAMEIVKEDMRIEV; encoded by the coding sequence ATGGACGAGATAGACAGGAAGATACTCAACATGCTGATGGAAGATGGGAGGATTTCCTACCGGGACATGGCCCGGGAGCTTGGAATAGCCGTTGGCACAGTCCATAACAGGATAAAAAAGCTTGAGGAGAGAGGGATTCTGAAGGGCTTTCTCCCCATCATAGACTACGAGAAAGCCGGCTACGGTCTCACGACAATAATCGGCATCCAGGCCCAGGGAAACAGGATAGTGGAGATTGAGAAGCGCATAGCAAAGGATCCCCACGTCACGTGCGTTTACGACGTAACGGGAGATTACGACATAATAATCATCGCGAAGTTCAGGGACAGGAAGGACATGAACGCCTTTGTGAAGTCCCTCCTGAGCATTGAGGGGGTGGAGAAGACCACGACCCACGTGGCCATGGAAATAGTTAAGGAAGATATGCGCATCGAGGTCTAG
- a CDS encoding V4R domain-containing protein codes for MTVLRTGIGRLDEVLRGGVREGYPILFTGSFHDDNVILMHQFVKALLKQGKKVLLVEFRQDIKGLKRWLKNFGVDYSNFENVKILDGYTNLYSPTPISGPGVLSNPRDLPITTAIIRDELERGKYDYLVLDDLSVLYAMSIIKEEFIRIMVRFINTLQISGIPTVTSFTTSLASQSEGTLISIPFGYIVHVDTQKHRVFVEKAPHPISSVNNFRYVRTEEGIIPAWELYESVERIKEALHLDDEGILWQEDVRIQIIDESSEASLLESIIEYLGYDRAKDFLYFWGVKDAEEVARVDKATYKSLRESLERLAHSTKISGGGVVEVPLVEDDVVVVRGKNLFPRMPNFGKAVHWHDAGYITRIVEEWVGGKWKGEEVKCEAKGDPYCEFVVKRVE; via the coding sequence ATGACCGTACTCCGTACGGGAATTGGAAGGCTTGATGAGGTGCTTCGCGGGGGTGTCCGCGAGGGATACCCCATACTGTTTACGGGTAGCTTCCACGATGACAACGTTATCCTGATGCACCAGTTCGTTAAGGCCCTCCTCAAGCAGGGAAAGAAGGTCCTCCTCGTGGAGTTCAGACAGGACATAAAGGGGCTCAAGAGATGGCTCAAAAACTTCGGTGTGGATTACAGCAACTTTGAGAACGTCAAAATCCTCGATGGTTACACAAACCTCTACTCCCCCACCCCAATCTCGGGCCCGGGGGTGCTCTCAAATCCTCGCGACCTTCCTATTACCACCGCGATAATCCGAGACGAGCTGGAGAGGGGAAAGTACGACTACCTGGTGCTCGATGACCTCTCCGTGCTCTACGCCATGTCCATCATAAAGGAGGAGTTCATCAGGATAATGGTCCGTTTTATAAACACACTGCAGATATCGGGGATTCCAACCGTAACATCATTCACAACCTCCCTCGCCTCCCAGTCGGAAGGTACGCTAATATCCATCCCCTTCGGGTATATAGTTCACGTGGATACGCAGAAGCACAGAGTCTTCGTTGAGAAGGCTCCCCACCCCATAAGCTCTGTCAACAACTTCCGATACGTCAGGACGGAGGAGGGAATAATCCCGGCGTGGGAACTTTACGAGAGCGTGGAGAGGATAAAGGAGGCACTTCACCTGGACGATGAGGGTATCCTGTGGCAGGAGGACGTTAGGATTCAGATTATAGACGAGTCCTCGGAAGCTTCCCTCCTGGAGAGCATCATCGAGTACCTCGGCTACGATAGGGCCAAGGACTTTCTGTACTTCTGGGGCGTCAAGGACGCCGAGGAAGTGGCGAGGGTTGATAAGGCTACCTATAAGAGTCTTAGGGAGTCGCTTGAGAGGCTCGCCCACTCCACGAAGATCAGCGGCGGTGGGGTGGTCGAGGTGCCCCTCGTCGAGGACGACGTGGTGGTGGTCAGGGGCAAGAACCTATTCCCTAGGATGCCCAACTTTGGAAAGGCCGTCCACTGGCACGACGCGGGGTATATCACGAGGATTGTCGAGGAGTGGGTGGGAGGCAAGTGGAAGGGTGAGGAGGTTAAATGTGAGGCCAAGGGCGACCCCTACTGTGAGTTCGTCGTAAAGAGGGTGGAGTGA
- a CDS encoding phosphoribosyltransferase family protein has translation MSQLAAVKEKLRLLRILKLLKKRYTYEELSKITGLPITVLNRYVRGKVLPSSRRSKELLELLSPYINIEEEVKRRIRFDERGLFDNMAVLSDTALMSLIAENVAARYMGKDVDKILTAATDGIPLAVHIGNELNVDVVYAKKKKEVGIERFYEVNYVPSASGTVSTLYLPYWALKKGDKVLIVDDVIRSGETQRALIEMCHQAGAKAAGMFFLVGVGDTIDRLHEEYKIPVEVVVRL, from the coding sequence ATGAGCCAGCTCGCGGCAGTTAAAGAAAAATTAAGGCTTTTAAGAATACTTAAGCTGTTAAAAAAGCGCTATACTTACGAGGAACTCTCAAAAATCACAGGATTGCCCATCACAGTGCTCAACAGATACGTGAGGGGTAAGGTGCTCCCAAGCAGCAGACGCTCAAAAGAACTCCTTGAGCTGCTGTCACCCTACATAAACATCGAGGAAGAGGTTAAGCGGAGAATAAGGTTCGATGAGCGCGGTCTCTTTGATAATATGGCGGTGCTCAGTGACACTGCCCTCATGAGCCTCATCGCGGAGAACGTTGCGGCCAGATACATGGGAAAGGATGTGGATAAAATCCTCACCGCCGCAACGGACGGGATACCCCTCGCCGTCCACATAGGCAACGAGTTGAACGTTGACGTCGTCTACGCGAAGAAGAAAAAGGAGGTCGGTATCGAGCGCTTCTACGAGGTCAACTACGTCCCCAGTGCCTCGGGAACCGTCTCCACGCTGTACCTCCCGTACTGGGCCCTCAAGAAGGGGGATAAGGTCCTCATAGTGGACGATGTCATAAGGAGCGGCGAGACCCAGAGGGCCTTGATAGAGATGTGCCACCAGGCCGGGGCAAAGGCCGCTGGAATGTTCTTCCTCGTTGGTGTTGGGGACACCATAGACAGGCTCCATGAGGAGTATAAAATTCCCGTAGAGGTGGTTGTTCGCCTATGA
- a CDS encoding signal recognition particle protein Srp54: protein MALENLGKALNSALKKLARSNVVDEALIKEVIRDIQRALIMSDVNVRLVLDLTKKIEKRALEEKLPPGISRKEHIIHIVYEELTNFLGKEAKQIEIKEKPTILLTVGIQGSGKTTTIAKLARYFQKRGYRVGLVCTDTWRPGAYFQLKQLVEPFGIEVFGDPEEKDAVKLAREGVAHFREKGVDVIIVDTAGRHKDEAGLIAEMKEISSVVNPHEVILVIDGTIGQQAYSQAQAFKEATPIGSIIVTKLDGSAKGGGALSAVVATGAPIKFIGVGERVEDLEPFDPKRFVSRLLGLGDIQGLLEKFEELSKEQEIKEEDMEKFLKGKFNLRDMYAQLEAMSKMGPLKQIMQMIPGLGYSVPDEFLQAGEQRLKKFKVIMDSMTEEELERPEIINYSRIKRIARGSGTSVSDVRDLLNQYNQMKKFFKSMNKRKLSRLAKKFGGMNFGGFGI from the coding sequence ATGGCACTTGAAAACCTCGGAAAGGCCCTTAACAGCGCGCTCAAAAAGCTCGCGAGGTCAAACGTTGTGGATGAGGCGCTCATCAAGGAGGTCATACGAGACATCCAGAGGGCCCTGATAATGAGCGACGTTAACGTCCGCCTTGTTCTCGACCTGACGAAGAAGATAGAGAAGAGGGCCCTTGAGGAGAAGCTCCCTCCAGGAATATCGAGGAAAGAGCACATAATCCACATCGTCTATGAAGAGCTCACGAACTTCCTCGGGAAGGAAGCGAAGCAGATTGAGATAAAAGAGAAGCCCACAATCCTGCTCACCGTTGGAATTCAGGGTTCGGGTAAAACCACCACGATAGCGAAGCTCGCGCGGTACTTCCAGAAGAGGGGCTACCGCGTGGGCCTGGTGTGTACCGACACCTGGCGGCCGGGTGCCTACTTCCAGCTCAAACAGCTCGTGGAGCCCTTCGGCATCGAGGTCTTCGGTGACCCGGAGGAGAAGGACGCTGTGAAGCTCGCGAGGGAGGGTGTCGCCCACTTTAGGGAGAAGGGCGTTGATGTCATCATAGTGGACACCGCTGGAAGGCACAAGGATGAAGCCGGGCTCATAGCGGAGATGAAGGAGATAAGCTCCGTTGTGAATCCCCACGAGGTGATACTCGTCATAGACGGCACCATCGGTCAGCAGGCCTACAGCCAGGCCCAGGCATTCAAGGAGGCAACTCCCATAGGCTCGATAATCGTCACGAAGCTTGATGGAAGCGCCAAGGGTGGTGGAGCCCTCTCCGCAGTGGTTGCCACGGGAGCACCGATAAAGTTCATAGGTGTGGGCGAGCGCGTGGAGGATTTAGAGCCCTTTGATCCAAAGCGCTTCGTTTCAAGGCTCCTGGGTCTCGGTGATATACAGGGGCTCCTGGAAAAGTTCGAGGAGCTCAGCAAGGAGCAGGAGATAAAAGAGGAGGACATGGAGAAGTTCCTCAAAGGGAAGTTCAACCTCCGCGACATGTACGCACAGCTCGAGGCCATGAGCAAGATGGGGCCGCTCAAGCAGATTATGCAGATGATTCCAGGACTCGGCTATTCCGTCCCCGATGAGTTCCTTCAGGCAGGGGAGCAAAGGCTTAAGAAGTTTAAGGTCATTATGGATTCCATGACGGAGGAGGAGCTGGAGAGACCAGAGATTATAAACTACTCCCGCATAAAGCGCATCGCCCGCGGTTCCGGGACCTCTGTGAGCGATGTGAGGGACCTGCTGAACCAGTACAATCAGATGAAGAAGTTCTTCAAGAGCATGAACAAGAGAAAGCTCTCCCGCCTAGCCAAGAAGTTTGGTGGAATGAACTTCGGGGGGTTTGGGATATGA
- a CDS encoding Lrp/AsnC family transcriptional regulator — MIEAFIMVVVRPGKEEEVYNALKEVPQVKEIYRVYGEYDVVLRVEVGSIKELDDFHDHVLRKVKNVEMTETLIASSYRG, encoded by the coding sequence ATGATTGAGGCTTTCATTATGGTTGTCGTCCGACCCGGAAAGGAAGAAGAGGTATACAACGCCCTGAAGGAGGTTCCCCAGGTCAAGGAGATTTACAGGGTTTACGGGGAGTACGACGTGGTTTTAAGGGTCGAAGTGGGGAGCATAAAGGAGCTCGACGACTTCCACGACCACGTGCTTAGGAAGGTCAAGAACGTTGAAATGACGGAGACCCTGATAGCGAGCTCCTACAGGGGGTGA
- a CDS encoding YkgJ family cysteine cluster protein → MRDAKSLVATIYLDTGRVEFDPNFKFKCLDDCAKCCVELDIPLRDEDITRIEELGYSTWEFVDYEKMFYRGDRFVGYALKKRPFDGACPFLREDGKCAIYPHRPLACRLYPFLLVKHGNVLEIYVRNVECPGIGHEEGRPVDEAFIEEYFGEVVEEYRGKMKSHGAMVGQRA, encoded by the coding sequence TTGAGGGACGCGAAGTCCCTTGTGGCCACCATCTACCTCGACACGGGAAGGGTGGAGTTCGACCCTAACTTTAAATTTAAGTGCCTCGACGACTGTGCCAAATGCTGTGTGGAGCTCGACATTCCCCTGAGGGACGAGGACATCACGAGGATAGAGGAACTCGGCTACAGCACGTGGGAGTTCGTGGACTATGAGAAGATGTTCTACCGCGGAGACAGGTTCGTGGGTTACGCCCTCAAAAAGCGCCCCTTCGACGGTGCCTGCCCCTTCCTCCGGGAGGACGGGAAGTGCGCCATCTACCCCCACCGCCCCCTCGCCTGCCGTCTCTATCCCTTCCTCCTCGTCAAGCACGGGAACGTCCTCGAGATTTACGTCAGGAACGTTGAGTGTCCGGGTATAGGCCACGAAGAGGGCCGGCCCGTTGACGAAGCCTTTATTGAGGAGTACTTCGGCGAGGTGGTGGAGGAATACAGGGGGAAGATGAAGTCCCATGGAGCAATGGTCGGGCAACGAGCGTGA
- a CDS encoding alpha/beta hydrolase-fold protein, which yields MRRIIPILIAILVVSAGCVGEKPVSPSTTTTVTPEETATTEVPREETTTETPAPTMTTEGTVKVTFIVSVPDYTPENDSIYIAGDFNRWNPGDERYRLRKRDDRRWEITLEFPYGKKIEFKFTRGSWEKVEKGKNGEEIPNRVMVVEESGTYEFTVYQWRDYVEEVGVGEHTITGNVTTFKMLIPQLNRTRRIWVYLPPDYNTSGRHYPVLYMFDGQNLFDSATSFAGEWGVDETLERLYNESGFSLIVVGIDNGADKRIDEYAPWVNREYGRGGEGDAMVRFIVETLKPYIDSHYRTVPNETGIMGSSLGGLMAVYAGFAYPETFRYVGAMSSAFWFNPEIYDFVRDTTGPEKIYIDWGTLEGNDPGEMIATNEKMVEILREKGYVEGENLLVVEDKGATHNEYHWGRRFPNAVLWLFGG from the coding sequence GTGAGGAGAATAATCCCCATTCTCATTGCCATCTTAGTTGTGAGTGCAGGATGTGTTGGGGAGAAACCCGTGAGTCCATCCACCACAACAACCGTGACCCCTGAAGAGACCGCCACCACCGAGGTTCCCAGAGAAGAGACAACGACTGAAACACCTGCCCCCACTATGACGACAGAGGGGACCGTCAAAGTTACGTTCATCGTCTCGGTTCCAGATTATACCCCCGAGAACGACTCGATATACATAGCGGGCGACTTCAACCGCTGGAACCCCGGCGACGAGAGGTACAGACTGAGGAAGCGCGACGACAGAAGGTGGGAGATAACACTCGAGTTCCCCTACGGGAAGAAGATAGAGTTCAAGTTCACGCGCGGCTCCTGGGAGAAGGTTGAGAAGGGTAAGAACGGCGAGGAGATCCCCAACCGAGTGATGGTGGTTGAAGAGAGCGGAACCTACGAGTTCACCGTTTATCAATGGAGGGACTACGTGGAGGAGGTCGGAGTGGGCGAGCACACTATAACCGGGAACGTGACGACCTTCAAGATGCTCATCCCTCAGCTCAACAGGACGAGGAGGATATGGGTGTACCTACCGCCCGACTACAACACTTCCGGCAGACACTACCCCGTCCTCTACATGTTCGACGGTCAGAACCTCTTCGACAGTGCAACTTCATTCGCGGGCGAGTGGGGCGTCGACGAGACTCTCGAGAGGCTCTACAACGAGAGCGGCTTCTCCCTAATCGTCGTCGGCATAGACAACGGCGCTGACAAGAGGATAGATGAGTACGCCCCCTGGGTGAACAGGGAATACGGCAGAGGCGGCGAGGGCGACGCAATGGTGAGGTTCATAGTCGAGACACTTAAGCCATACATCGACTCCCACTACCGCACCGTTCCCAACGAGACCGGGATAATGGGCTCTTCCCTTGGCGGCCTGATGGCGGTCTACGCGGGCTTCGCCTATCCGGAGACCTTCCGCTACGTCGGGGCGATGAGTTCGGCCTTCTGGTTCAACCCGGAGATATACGACTTCGTGAGGGATACCACCGGCCCAGAGAAGATCTACATCGACTGGGGAACCCTCGAGGGGAACGACCCTGGCGAGATGATAGCGACGAACGAGAAGATGGTGGAGATACTGAGGGAGAAGGGCTACGTCGAGGGGGAGAACCTTCTCGTGGTGGAGGACAAGGGAGCCACGCACAACGAGTACCACTGGGGCAGACGGTTCCCCAACGCTGTGCTCTGGCTCTTCGGGGGGTGA